A window of Nocardioidaceae bacterium genomic DNA:
ACCACGATCGGCACGCCGGCCGCCTGCGCGTGGTTGAGCGCCTCGACCGTCTGCGGCATGACGCCGTCGTTGGCGGCGACGACCAGCACGGCGATGTCGGAGCTCTTCGAGCCGCGGGCACGCATCGCGGTGAACGCCTCGTGACCCGGGGTGTCGATGAAGGTGATGCGACGCTCGTCGCCCTCGACCTCCGTCGCCACCTGGTAGGCCCCGATGTGCTGGGTGATGCCACCGGCCTCCTTGTCGACCACGTTGGCCGACCGGAGCGCGTCCAGCAGCTTGGTCTTGCCGTGGTCGACGTGACCCATGACCGTGACGACCGGGGGCCGTGCCGCGAGGTCCTCCTCGTCGCCCTCGTCCTCACCGAACTCCAGGTCGAAGGACTCGAGCAGCTCGCGGTCCTCGTCCTCGGGGGAGACGACCTGCACGACGTAGTTGAGCTCCTCGCCGAGCAGCTCGAGCGTCGCGTCGTTGACCGACTCGGTCGCGGTGACCATCTCACCGAGGTGGAACAGCATCTGCACCAGCGAGGCCGCATCGACGCCGATCTTCTCGGCGAAGTCCGTCAGCGAGGAGCCGCGGGCGAGACGCACGGTCTCGCCGTTGCCCTTGCGGACGCGTACGCCGCCGATCGTCGGCGCCTCCATCTGCTCGAACTCCTGGCGGCGTGCACGACGCGACTTGCGGCCACGGCGCGGCGGGCCGCCGGGACGACCGAAGGCGCCCTGCGTGGACCCGCGACCGCCGGGGCGGCCGCGTCCGGGGGGACCACCGCCGGGACGACCCGGAGCACCACCGGGACCGCCGGGGCGGCCGGGGGCTCCGCGGCCCGGGGCTCCGGGCCGGCCCCGGCCGGGGGCAGGCTTGGCGCCCGGACCCGACCCGAAGGCCGCCGGGGACTTCGGCATCATGCCGGGGTTGGGGCGGGGCATGCCGGGGGCGCCGCCCCGGCCGGCCGGCGGCCGCGGCGGACGGTTGCCGTCCGCAGCACCGGCACCCGCGCCGGTCCCGGTGCCCGCGTCGTCACGCGGAGGCTGGGGTGCCGGACGTCGACCCATGCCCTGGGCGGGCGCGAACGGGTTGTTGCCCGGACGCGGCGCGCCCGGACGTCCGCCGCCTCCACCGCCGGGGCGCTGGGAGCCGCCGGGTCGGGGAGCCGCCCCGGGGCGACCCTGCGACGGGTTCGCCGAGCGAGGCGCGTTGCCCGTGCCGCCGGTCGGACCGGAGGGACGGGGGCCCGGACGACCGGGGGTCGCCGAGGGACGCGGGGTGTCGGTACCCGCCGACGCAGCCGGGGCTGCGGGGGCCTCGGGAGCCGTCGGCGCGTCCGTCGACTCGGGAGCCTGCGAGGGCTGCGGCGCCTGGGGCGACGGCGCAGGCCTGGGGGCGGCCGGGGTGCTCGGCTGCTCGGTGGGCGCCGGAGCTGCGGCGGCCGGCGAGGTCGGGCTCGGCGTCGGCTTCGGGGTCGGCTTCGGCGTCGCCGACGCGGTCTTCGCGGCGGGCTTGGGCGCATCGGCGGGCGCGTCCGCGCCACCACCGGCGGCCTTGAGCTCGGCGCCGTAGGCCTTCTTGAACTTCATCTCGACGGGCGGCTCGACAGTCGACGACGCCGACTTGACGAACTCCCCCATCTCTTTCAGCTTCTCGAGAACGAACTTGCTCTCGACTCCGAACTCCTTGGCGAGTTCGTGAACGCGGGTCTTGGCCACAATTCTCCTTCTGGCCCGAGCCCCGCTTGGGGTGGTCCCCGGACCGTTAGTGGTGGTGCAAACTCATCGGGAAGTACTCATCGAGTGCTCATGAGCTGCTGCTCCAGTCTCAGGTCGGCGGCCCCGGCGGGGCCGCTCACGGTCACTGTCCTTGCTGATCCTGCTGGTCTCGCGGGTCGTGCTGGTCCTGCTGCCGGGCGAGGTGCGCGAGCACCGGATCCGGGTCCAGACCACCCGGGACGCGCAGGGCGCGTCCGAGGGCCCGTCTGCGGACCGCCAGGTCGAGGCACTCCTGGGTGGGGTGCAGGTGTGCACCCCGCCCGGGGGCGGTGCGCGTCGGGTCGGGCACCGCACGGGCGTCCGATCCGGCGACCACCCTCAGGAGGTCCCGACGGGGAGCCTTCTCGCGACAGCCGATGCACGTGCGGACCGGCCCTCCTGCAGAGGTCCTGCCCGCGCTCGGTGCACGGTCGACGCTGTCCTGCCCCACCACGACACACCTTACCGCTTGCCGGGCCCACGACCGAACCCGCGTGGCGGGGGTCCGTACGGCCCGGACCGCTCAGGCGTCGCCGGCGGGCGCCTCGTCGGAGCGGATGTCGATGCGCCACCCGGTCAGCCGCGCCGCCAGCCGTGCGTTCTGGCCCTCCTTGCCGATCGCCAGGGACAGCTGGAAGTCGGGCACGACGACGCGGGCCGCCTTGGCGGAGGCGTCGACGACCGTCGAGGAGACCGTGCGCGCCGGGCTCAGCGCGTTCGCCACGTACGTCGCGGGGTCGTCGTGCCAGTCGACGATGTCGATCTTCTCGCCCTGGAGCTCGGCCATGACGTTGCGTACGCGCTGGCCCATCGGCCCGATGCACGACCCCTTCGGGTTCACCCCGGGCACCGTGCCGCGAACGGCGATCTTGGTGCGGTGGCCGGCCTCGCGGGCGACCCCCATGATCTCGACCGACCCGTCGGCGATCTCCGGCACCTCCAAGGCGAAGAGCTTGCGCACGAGCACCGGGTGGGACCGCGACAGGGTCACCTGCGGGCCCTTGGTGCCTCGGCGGACGCTCACGACGAGCGCCTTCAGGCGCGTGCCGTGGGAGTAGTCCTCGCCGGGCACCCGCTCGGCGGCCGGCATCATCGCCTCGAGCTTGCCGAGGTCGACGAGCACGTCGGCGGGGTTGCGACCCTGCTGCACCGTGCCGGAGACGATGTCGCCCTCGCGGCCGGAGAACTCCCCGAAGGTCAGGTCGTCCTCGGCGTCGCGCAGACGCTGCAGCATGATCTGCCGCGCCGTGGTCGCGGCGATGCGACCGAACCCGGCGGGGGTGTCGTCGAACTCCCCCAGCACGTTGCCCTCGGGGTCGAGCTCGGCGGCGTACACCGTCACGTGTCCCGAGCTGCGGTCCAGCTCGACCCGGGCGCGCTCCGCGGCCCCCTCGCCCTTCTCGTAGGCGGTGAGCAGAGCCTGCTCGATCGCCGCGCACGCGACCTCGAAGCTGATCCCCTTCTCGCGCTCCAGGGCGCGGAGAAGGCTCATGTCGATGTCCATCTCATGCCTCCTTGCGGTTCAGCTCGACCTGCACGAGCGCCTTCGCGACGTCGGCGTAGGGCACCTCGACGGCGCCGGTGCCGGGCACGTCCAGGCGTACGCCACCCGCGGAGTCCTCGTCGTGGTCGACCACGCGACCCGTCAAGGGCGCTCGGCCGTCGACGAAGGTCACCTTCACCAGGCGGCCGGCGTTGCGGCGCCAGTGACGTGGTGCGGTCAGCGGACGGTCGACGCCCCGGGAGGTCACCTCGAGGGTGTACGGCTGCTCGCCCAACGGCTCGTGCTCGTCCATCAGCCGACCGACCTCGCGCGAGGCGTCGGCGACGGCGTCCATGTCGACGCCGCCGTCGGCGTCGACGGCGACGCGGACGACGGAGCGGCGGCCGGCCGAGGAGACCTCGACGGCCTCCAGATCGAGGCCGAGCTCGGCGAGCGGCGCGAGCAGGACCTGCTCGATGGTGGCGGCGGGCCCCGACTGCGGTGTCTGCGGCACGGCTCCTGCCTTCCTGGGATCGGCACCGGGTGCGGTGCGACCCCTCTTGAGTTGTGGGTGGGTCATGCGTGGGAAATGCCAGGACGCCGCGACACGCAGCACGGCGGTCCCGGCTCGGCGTACGCGCCACTGTAGTGCCCACGGGTAGCCTCCCCGCGTGGACACCAGCACGCCCCGCCCCCTGCGGCCCCGCGCCCGCACGACGCTCGCCGGTGCCGCCACCGCGCTGGTCGTCGGAGTCACCGCGACCGCGTGCAGCAGTGCGGAGGAGCCGGACGTCGCCTCCACACCGAGCGCGACTGCTCCGTCCTCGTCCGCGGCCTCCGCGAGCGCCTCGGCGAGCGCGACGCCCGACGCCGAGCCCGCGGCCGAGACGACGACCGCGCAGGACGAGGTCGAGCCGCCCGAGGAGCCGACCGGGCTCAAGAACCGCCCGAAGGACCGCGCGGAGTTCAGCAGGTACGTCGTGGACACCTGGATCTACGGGTTCGTCTCCAACGACCCCGCGCCCCTGGTCGACGCATCGGTCCAGGGCGGGTGCGACGGCTGCGGGCAGTTCCGCAAGGAGCTGACCAACCGGGCCGAGGAGGAGTACTTCGTCGAGCTCCTCGGTGTCGGCGTGGGCCGCACCAGCGAGCCCAAGAAGCAGCCGCCCGGCAACCGGGTGACCATCACCGAGACACAGCTGGCCCTGCCGGAGTCGCGCATCCTCGCCACCGACGGCACGCTCGAGGGGCTCAGCCCCGCGCACCCCGACACCACCTTCACCGCCAAGCTGAAGTGGCTGCCGCCGCAGCAGACCCGGGCGAAGGGCAAGAAGAACAAGTCGACGCCCGGCGAGCTGCGACTGGTGTCGTTCGGGGTCGAGACGAACGACGGATGACCTCGCCCGACCGACGCCGGGTGCTGCGGGTCGGCACGCTCGGGGTGCTGGGCGCCGGCGTGGCGCTCGGCCCGGCCCTGGGCGGCTGCAGCCGCGTGGAGTCGGCTGTCGACCGGGTCCGTGACCTCGCCGGCGACGACCCGGCCGAGTCCGCTCCCGCCGTCCCGGCACCGAGCGATCCGGCTGATCCCGACGTACGCCTGGCCGTCGAGGTGGTGCTGGTCAGCCAGGCCGCTGCGACCGCGCTGCGGGTGTGGACCGACGCCGGCCGCCGGCCCCGCCGCATGCTGCGCCTCGCCGAGGCCGCGGCGGCGACCCACGACGCGCACGCGGACCTCGTCGCGGCCGCCGTGCCCGTGAACGCCGATCCGGCGACGGGACGACTGGCGCCGGCCCTCACCTCCTCGGCGGCCGGCGAGGACGGGTTCCGCTCTGCCGTACGCATCGAGGAGCTCGCCGGGGCTGGGCTGCGGGAGGCGTCGCTGGTGGCCCGGTCGGGTCCGTTCGCGAGCCTGCTGGCGGCGATGGTCGCGGCCTCGGCGCAGCAGTCCGCGCTGCTGCGCGGCGTCGCAGACACCTCGGGGGACAGCTCGTGAGGCCGCTGGAGGCGCTGCAGGCCGCGTTGCGGTCCGAGCACGCCGCGGTCTACGTCTACGGGGTGCTGGGTGCCCGTGCCGACGCCTCGGATGACGCCGGGCTCGCCGAGCAGGTGCGCGCGGCGTACGACCTGCACGTGCAGCGGCGAGGCGAGCTCGAGCAGCGGGTCCGGCGTGCCGGGGGCACCCCCGCGGTCGCCGCGGTCGGCTACGTCACGCCGCAGGGCCTCGCCCGCGTCGGCGGCATCCGCAGCGCCGCGCTGGAGGTGGAGGAGCGCGCCGCCGCCGTGTACGCCGAGCTCGCCGGATCCACCACGGGCGGCAACCGCGCCTGGGCCGTCGACGCGCTCACCGATGCCGCCGTACGCCGGGTCGTCCTCGGCGCCGGACCCGAGGACTACCCGGGGCTGCCGGGCATGCCGCGCTGAGGCCGCACCGACCTCACCGGACCTACCGGGAACCCCCGGCCTGGTCGACGGGCGGGAGCCCCCACTGCTCCAGCACGTCGAGGATCTCGACGAGCTCCTGCACGACTGCGTCCGGCTCGCCGTCGGTGTGCCCGTGCTGGTCGGCCGGGATCGTCGAGTGCGGCACGTGGATCGCGCGCATGCCGACCTCATGCGGGCCGTGGACGTCCTCGAAGAGCCGGTCCCCGACGAACACGCAGGCGGCGGGGTCCTCGACCCCGACGGCGTCCATCGCAGCTCGGAACGCCTCCGGAGCGGGCTTCGCGTGCGGGATCTCCGAGGTGTAGACGGCACCGTCGATGAGGTCGAGCACCCCGTCGCGCGCGAAGAACTCCTCGTGCCACGCGCGGGGCCAGATCGTGTTCGACAGCACCCCCACCTTCGCGCCGCGGGCGCGCAGCTCCTCGAGGAGCGGTGCGACCTGCTCGTCGGTGTGCGTGTGAGGCTCCCAGAAGTCGCGGTAGGCCCCGAGCCGCTCCGGGTCGTACGCCAGCCCCGCCTCGGCGAAGACGTCATCGATGGTGGCGGACCGGTGCTCCTCGCGCGCCCGCGCCCAGATGCGGCGGTCGGCCTCCTCGAGGACGGCCGCCGCCGTGCCCTGACCCATGTCCCGGGCCACGACCGCCTCGAGCAGGGCCCGTGCCGCCGCCGACAGGTCGACGTCGTGCCACGGCGTCAGCGTGCCGCCCCAGTCGAAGATCACGGCCTCGACACGGCCGCCGCTCACGGGCGCACCCTGCCGACCACGTGCTGCACGGCCTGTCCGAGGGGCACCTCGACACGGTCGCCCGAGGCGCGGTCCTTGACCTCCACGGAACCGTCGGCCAGACCTCGGCCCACCACCACGATGGTGGGGATGCCGATCAGCTCAGCGTCCTTGAACTTCACCCCGGGACTGACCTTGGGACGGTCGTCGAGGAGCACGTCGAGACCGGCGCGGCCCATCTCCTCTGCGAGCGCCTCGGCCGCCTCGTGCACCGCCGGGTCCTTGCCGGTCGCCACGAGGTGCACGTCGGCAGGGCTCACCTCCCGCGGCCAGCACAGACCGGACTCGTCGAGGGTGCCCTCGGCGATCGCCGCGACGGCGCGGGAGGGACCGATGCCGTAGGAGCCCATCGTCACCGTCACCTGCTTGCCGTTCTCGTCGAGGACCTTGAGCCCTAGGGCGTCGGCGTACTTGCGGCCCAGCTGGAAGATGTGACCCATCTCGATGCCGCGCTCGGTCGACAGCGCACCGACCTGGCCGAGCTCGGCGCAGCGCGGGCACACGTCCCCGTCACGCACCTCGGCGGCCTCGATCGTGCCGTCGGGCGCGAAGTCGCGACCGGCGACCAGGTCGAGCACGTGCCTGCCGTGCTCGTTCGCCCCGGTGACCCACCGGGTGCCCTCGACGACACGCGGGTCCACGAGGAAGCGGATCCCGGAGGCCGACTCCTCCCCCAGCGCCTGCGGGCCGATGTAGCCCTTGACGAGAGCGGTGTGCTTCGCGAACTCGGCCTCGTCCATCGGCTCCACGGTGATCGGCTCCAGCTGGCCCTCCAGGCGCTTCTGGTCGACCTCCCGGTCGCCGGGCACGCCGATCGCCAGCGGCTCCCGCGTGCCATCGGGGTGAGTGAGCACCACCATGACGTTCTTCAGTGTGTCCCCCGCCGTCCACTCGCGGCCGTCCTCGCGCGGGTGGTCGGCGTTCAGGGCAGCGACCAGGGTGGCGATGGTCGGGGTGTCGGGGGTGTCCTCGGCGTGGGCTGCCGGCGCGTCGTCGTACGGGACGGCCGGTGGCGCGGGCACCTGGACGGCCTCGACGTTGGCGGCGTACCCGCAGGACGAGCAGGAGACGAACGTGTCCTCGCCGACCGCCGCACGGGCCAGGAACTCCTCGGACCGCGAGCCGCCCATCGCGCCGGAGGTCGCCTGCACCACGACGTAGGAGAATCCGAGGCGGTCGAAGATGCGCACGTACGCCTCGCGGTGGGCGTTGTAGGAGCGCTCGAGGCCGGCGTCGTCGACGTCGAAGGAGTAGGAGTCCTTCATCGTGAACTCGCGACCCCGCAGCAGCCCGGCGCGGGGCCTCGCCTCGTCGCGGTACTTCGTCTGGATCTGGTAGATCGAGAGCGGCAGGTCCTTGTAGGAGCTGAAGAGGTCCTTGACCAGGAGCGTGAACATCTCCTCGTGGGTCGGGCCGAGGAGGTAGTCGGCGTCCTTGCGGTCCTTGAGGCGGAACAGCAGGTCGCCGTACTCGCTCCACCGACCGCTGGCCTCGTACGGCTCCTTCGGCAGCAGCGCGGGGAAGGAGACCTCCTGCGCGCCGATGCCGTCCATCTCCTCGCGCACGATCGCCTCGATCTTGCGCAGCACCCGCAGGCCCATCGGCAGCCAGGTGTAGATGCCCGGGGCGGCGCGGCGGATGTAGCCCGCGCGGACGAGCACGCGGTGGCTGGGGACCTCGGCGTCTGCGGGGTCGTCGCGCAGGGTGCGCAGGAACAGCGTGGACATCCGCAGGATCATGGGCGTCAGGCTAGTCGCGCGCCGCACCAAGGCAGGGGTTGCCCCGGACGAGCAGGAGAAAGTCTCCGGTGGGGCCTGCCACAGAGGCTCGCGCGGACATTCTGCCGTCGGTCTGTCAGCACCTCAGCCGTCGAGCAGCCGCGCGGTCGCGGTGTTGTCGCGGTTCCACGCGAAGAGCACCAGGTGCCACAGACCGGGTTCTTGGCGCGAGGGATCGATGAGGCCGTGAGCGCCAAGCGCCTCCGCCGAGTCACGGAACGCCCACGACGGCGGCTCACCGCCCGCCGAGACGATGTCCTTCCATGGACTGAGCGCGTCCGACACCTCGAGGCCGGCTGACCGCAGCGAGAACCCGTCTCGCAGGTCGAGCACCGATGAGGCCGTGACCGACACGGCCACCACGTCGCGCGAGTCGTCGAGACCACCATGCGAACGCAGTGCCGCCTCGACGCCATCGCGCGAGGCACTGAGATAGAGCGTCGGCTGATCCGGACGTGAGTAGCGACCGGCCTCGCGCGAGCCCGAAAGCGCTCGGTCGCGGAACGCGGCCGCAACCGCGCGATAGAAGACCCCGGACACGTCGATCAGGGGCGGCGCGTCACCTCCGCCGTCGTCACGAGCGGGTGGCACGCAGGGCCGCTCGCAGCATCGGCAGCTGCAACGGAATGCGCGCCAGGTGACCGACCGTCATCGGGGTGTTGCCGGCCCGGCGAGCGCTCTGCACGCCGTGCAGGTGCGCGGGCATGACGCCGAGAAGCACGGCGACGCTCCCCCACCCAGCGGCACGGCGGGTCCCCGGGAGCAGCAGCCCGACCGCCAGCGCCGCCTCGACCACGCCGGAGCCGACGATCACCTCACGGTGCGCGGGGACGTACGGCGGCATCAGGGGCTCGAAGACCTGGGGGCGTACGAGGTGCACGGCGCCGGAGGCAGCGAACAGGCCGGAGAGGAGCTTGACGTCGGTGGGAGCGCTCACGGCTGGCAACCTACGCCTGCGCGCGGCCGCCGGTGAGATCATCGCGCCATGAGGCTTCGAGGCGGAGGAACCGTGACGCCGCAGCCGATGCGGCAACCTCGCGTCATCGAGTCCTGGGGTCCGCGGCTCTGGGTACGACTGAGGCTTCTTCTACTGCCGGTGGTCGGCGGCCCACTGCTGGTGTGGCTCGCGGTACATGACCCGCGCGAGTACCTACTCGGCCCTTGGCTCCTCGCATGGATCGCCGGCGCATCGCTGCTGACCTTCCTCGCGCTCACTGGCGTACGCGCTCGCATGCAGATGCGAGATGACGGGGTAGCGATCCGCGCGGCATACCGCGACCGGCTGACAACCTGGGAGAACCTGCACCACGCAGTCGCCTCGTGGGGTGGGGTGCACCTGCACTCGTACGAGACGTGGGGGTCCGACTACGACCAGTACGTCACAGGCGGCATCATCGTGGCCGACTGGAGGCGGCCGTGGCGATGGACGAAACGTTCGCAGGAGGTCGCAGATCGCATCAATGACGAGCTGGACCGCCGACAGCCCATCGGGTGAGCTACCTGGCGACCTCGCGTGGTTGCTGGCCGCGCGTATGACGGGACGGCAGCTACTCAGCTGTGACCGGCGAGCTGCGCCATGCGGGCCGAGAGACCGTCAATCATGACCGAGCTGGGCTCGGCAGAGACCGGCAGGACGTCCACCGAGAGCTTCGCTCCCCCGGCGAGCGACCGCAGCTCGTCGACGCGATCCCCGAACGGCGAGCCGGAACCGGGCGAGTAGTAGGTGAGCGCGGCGTCGAGGTCGTCGGCGTACAGGTCCGTCTTGGTGACCGCGATGACCAGCCAGATGGGCCGGTCCTGCCGCACGGCGAGAGAGGCGATGCGGTGGGCCGTGATCGTCCAGTCCTCGAGCTCGGCGGCCAGCTGCTGGTCGCGCGTGGCCCCCGCGCGTCCGGTCGTGCCCGCGACGCGGCGGGGCGTGGCGTGGCCGTGCGCCACGACGTGGATCACACCGTCGACCGGGTCGTCGTGGAAGACCTCGTCGAGCGCGGCCAGACGGGTCGCAGCGTTGTCGCCGGGCACCACCCGGAACCGGAAGCCACGCAAGCGGCGGCCGCGACGCGTACGCCGCTCCAGGGTCGCCGACCCGACCTCGGCCGCGCGGGGGTCGGACGTGCGCCGCGCGAGCCGGTTGACCAGCTCGGTCTTGCCGACCCCGGTCATGCCGGTGACCGCGACGGTCGGGAAGCGGCCGCGCGCCACACGTCCGATGCGCTCGGGTGCGGCCGCGAGCCCTGAGGCGACACCGCCGGCGACCGTCGCTCCGAGCGCGGTGCGCCGACGGCCGGAGAAGGCGGGGCGTAGACGATCGGATGCACGAGCCACACACCGACCCTACGTCGCGCCGTCGGGCTCGCTCAGAACATGATGGTGGCGTAGCGGCCCTGCTCGACGAACCCGCAGGTCTCGTACGAGCGGCGAGCGGCCTCGTTGAAGTCGTTCACGTACAGCGTCACCAGCGGCGCGATCTGCTCGCGGGCATGGGCCACCAGGGCCGCCATCGCCGGGGCGCTGATGCCCTCGCCGCGCCGCTCGGGCGTCACGTAGACGCCCTGGACCTGGCAGGCGTCCGGCGTCGCCGCGGCGACCTCGGCCTTGAAGAGCAGCTCTCCGTCCTCGATGAGCACGAAGGACCAGCCACGCTCGACGAGCTGCTCGACACGGGCGCGGTAGAGCCGGGCATTGCCGCCCGCCTCGGGTGAGACGCCGACCTCCTCGGTCGACATCGCCACGGCTGCGGGATAGAGCACGTCCATGTCCTCCAGCCGGCCCAGCCGCACGCGCGGGTCGGGATCGATCGCCGGGTCCCCGTCGATGACGAGCAGCGGCTGCCGCCAGCGGTACTCCCGCACGTGTCGCTCCCACCGGCCCTCCAGCAGCTCCCACAGGGCGGCCACGTCGTCAGCCGGGCCGAAGATCGCGTCGGACCGTCGACGACCGTCCAGGGCGCGACTCGCGAAGGCGTCGCGTGCGGCGCTGGAGAGGGCGTACGACGGGACCAGGTTCGAGCCCGCGTGGCACGCGGCCTCCAGCTCACCGGGACGCCCGAAACCCCAGATCTCCGAGCCGACCCACCGACGGTCCAACGAGGTCGTGCGGGCACGGTGCTCGAGGAAGCAGTTCTCCGCCGGGTGCCGCGCCAGCAGCCTCAACAGCTCGGGGAGGTCGTCCGGTGCCAGGGTGCGAGCGCTCTCGCCGCTCCCTCGACCGCTGACCACGCGGTCAGACTAGCGATGCCTCCACCGTGCGGCGTGCGTGCCTCAGCCCGAGACCGACACGCTCGGGGAGCCGCCCTCGACCGGCTCGCCCATCTCCTCGGCGATGCGCATCGCCTCCTCGATGAGCGTCTCCACGATCAGCGCCTCCGGCACCGTCTTGATGACCTCGCCCTTGACGAAGATCTGGCCCTTGCCGTTGCCGGAGGCGACACCGAGGTCGGCCTCGCGGGCCTCGCCCGGCCCGTTGACGACGCAGCCCATGACCGCCACGCGCAGCGGCACCTCCATGCCGTCCAGGCCGGCGGTGACCTCGTCGGCCAGCTTGTAGACGTCGACCTGGGCGCGCCCGCAGGACGGGCAGGAGACGATCTCGAGGCGCCGAGGACGCAGGTTGAGCGACTCCAGGATCTGGATGCCGACCTTGACCTCCTCGACCGGGGGCGCCGATAGGGAGACACGGATCGTGTCGCCGATGCCCTTGCCGAGCAGGTAGCCGAACGCGACCGACGACTTGATCGTGCCCTGGAACGCGGGACCCGCCTCGGTGACCCCGAGGTGCAGCGGCCAGTCACCGCGCTCGGCGAGCATCTCGTACGCCTGGCTCATGATGACCGGGTCGTTGTGCTTCACCGAGATCTTGAAGTCGTGGAAGTCGTGCTCCTCGAAGAGGCTCGCCTCCCAGACCGCGGACTCGACCAGCGCCTCGGGCGTGGCCTTGCCGTACTTCTCCAGCAGCCGCTTGTCGAGGGAGCCCGCGTTGACACCGATGCGGATGGAGGTGCCGGCGTCCTTGGCCTCCTTCGCGATCTGCTTGACCTGGTCGTCGAACTTCTTGATGTTGCCCGGGTTCACGCGCACGGCCGCGCATCCGGCCTCGATGGCGGCGTAGACGTAGCGCGGCTGGAAGTGGATGTCGGCGATGACCGGGATCTGGCTCTTCTGCGCGATCGCCGGCAGCGCAGCGGCGTCGTCGGAGCTCGGGCAGGCCACGCGCACGATGTCGCAGCCGGCGGCGGTGAGCTCTGCGATCTGCTGCAGCGTCGCGTTGATGTCGCTGGTCACGGTGGTCGTCATCGACTGCACCGAGACCGGGGCGTCGCCCCCGACCAGCACGTCGCCGACCTTGATCTGGCGGGACGTGCGGCGCGTCGCGAGCGTGGGTGCAGGGGCCTCGGGCATGCCCAGGTCGATCGAGGTCATGACT
This region includes:
- a CDS encoding HAD family hydrolase; amino-acid sequence: MSGGRVEAVIFDWGGTLTPWHDVDLSAAARALLEAVVARDMGQGTAAAVLEEADRRIWARAREEHRSATIDDVFAEAGLAYDPERLGAYRDFWEPHTHTDEQVAPLLEELRARGAKVGVLSNTIWPRAWHEEFFARDGVLDLIDGAVYTSEIPHAKPAPEAFRAAMDAVGVEDPAACVFVGDRLFEDVHGPHEVGMRAIHVPHSTIPADQHGHTDGEPDAVVQELVEILDVLEQWGLPPVDQAGGSR
- the infB gene encoding translation initiation factor IF-2 — encoded protein: MAKTRVHELAKEFGVESKFVLEKLKEMGEFVKSASSTVEPPVEMKFKKAYGAELKAAGGGADAPADAPKPAAKTASATPKPTPKPTPSPTSPAAAAPAPTEQPSTPAAPRPAPSPQAPQPSQAPESTDAPTAPEAPAAPAASAGTDTPRPSATPGRPGPRPSGPTGGTGNAPRSANPSQGRPGAAPRPGGSQRPGGGGGGRPGAPRPGNNPFAPAQGMGRRPAPQPPRDDAGTGTGAGAGAADGNRPPRPPAGRGGAPGMPRPNPGMMPKSPAAFGSGPGAKPAPGRGRPGAPGRGAPGRPGGPGGAPGRPGGGPPGRGRPGGRGSTQGAFGRPGGPPRRGRKSRRARRQEFEQMEAPTIGGVRVRKGNGETVRLARGSSLTDFAEKIGVDAASLVQMLFHLGEMVTATESVNDATLELLGEELNYVVQVVSPEDEDRELLESFDLEFGEDEGDEEDLAARPPVVTVMGHVDHGKTKLLDALRSANVVDKEAGGITQHIGAYQVATEVEGDERRITFIDTPGHEAFTAMRARGSKSSDIAVLVVAANDGVMPQTVEALNHAQAAGVPIVVAVNKIDLPEADPTKVRGQLTEYGLVPEEYGGDTMFVDVSAKGMQNLDSLLEAIVLTTDASLDLRANPEQDAQGLVVEAHLDRGRGPVATVLVQRGTLRVGDSLVAGPAHGRVRAMLDEFGNNIEEADPSRPAMVLGLSGVPGAGQNFIVVEDDRVARQIAEKREARERAALQAQRRVRRTLEDFMASMEAGDNQELNLILKGDVSGSVEALEDSLAKIDVGDDVNLRVIDRGVGAITETNVMLAAASDAIIIGFNVRPQGKATELADREGVEIRYYSVIYNAIEEIEAALKGMLKPEYEEQTLGQAEIRAIFRSSRLGNIAGCMVTSGTIRRNAKVRVVRDGNVVADNLDLASLRREKDDVSEVREGFECGLVLRNFQDIKEGDIVEAFEMKEIPRS
- the nusA gene encoding transcription termination/antitermination protein NusA, which gives rise to MDIDMSLLRALEREKGISFEVACAAIEQALLTAYEKGEGAAERARVELDRSSGHVTVYAAELDPEGNVLGEFDDTPAGFGRIAATTARQIMLQRLRDAEDDLTFGEFSGREGDIVSGTVQQGRNPADVLVDLGKLEAMMPAAERVPGEDYSHGTRLKALVVSVRRGTKGPQVTLSRSHPVLVRKLFALEVPEIADGSVEIMGVAREAGHRTKIAVRGTVPGVNPKGSCIGPMGQRVRNVMAELQGEKIDIVDWHDDPATYVANALSPARTVSSTVVDASAKAARVVVPDFQLSLAIGKEGQNARLAARLTGWRIDIRSDEAPAGDA
- a CDS encoding ferritin-like domain-containing protein; this translates as MRPLEALQAALRSEHAAVYVYGVLGARADASDDAGLAEQVRAAYDLHVQRRGELEQRVRRAGGTPAVAAVGYVTPQGLARVGGIRSAALEVEERAAAVYAELAGSTTGGNRAWAVDALTDAAVRRVVLGAGPEDYPGLPGMPR
- a CDS encoding YlxR family protein, producing MGQDSVDRAPSAGRTSAGGPVRTCIGCREKAPRRDLLRVVAGSDARAVPDPTRTAPGRGAHLHPTQECLDLAVRRRALGRALRVPGGLDPDPVLAHLARQQDQHDPRDQQDQQGQ
- the rimP gene encoding ribosome maturation factor RimP, whose amino-acid sequence is MTHPQLKRGRTAPGADPRKAGAVPQTPQSGPAATIEQVLLAPLAELGLDLEAVEVSSAGRRSVVRVAVDADGGVDMDAVADASREVGRLMDEHEPLGEQPYTLEVTSRGVDRPLTAPRHWRRNAGRLVKVTFVDGRAPLTGRVVDHDEDSAGGVRLDVPGTGAVEVPYADVAKALVQVELNRKEA
- a CDS encoding proline--tRNA ligase, with product MILRMSTLFLRTLRDDPADAEVPSHRVLVRAGYIRRAAPGIYTWLPMGLRVLRKIEAIVREEMDGIGAQEVSFPALLPKEPYEASGRWSEYGDLLFRLKDRKDADYLLGPTHEEMFTLLVKDLFSSYKDLPLSIYQIQTKYRDEARPRAGLLRGREFTMKDSYSFDVDDAGLERSYNAHREAYVRIFDRLGFSYVVVQATSGAMGGSRSEEFLARAAVGEDTFVSCSSCGYAANVEAVQVPAPPAVPYDDAPAAHAEDTPDTPTIATLVAALNADHPREDGREWTAGDTLKNVMVVLTHPDGTREPLAIGVPGDREVDQKRLEGQLEPITVEPMDEAEFAKHTALVKGYIGPQALGEESASGIRFLVDPRVVEGTRWVTGANEHGRHVLDLVAGRDFAPDGTIEAAEVRDGDVCPRCAELGQVGALSTERGIEMGHIFQLGRKYADALGLKVLDENGKQVTVTMGSYGIGPSRAVAAIAEGTLDESGLCWPREVSPADVHLVATGKDPAVHEAAEALAEEMGRAGLDVLLDDRPKVSPGVKFKDAELIGIPTIVVVGRGLADGSVEVKDRASGDRVEVPLGQAVQHVVGRVRP
- a CDS encoding RES family NAD+ phosphorylase encodes the protein MSGVFYRAVAAAFRDRALSGSREAGRYSRPDQPTLYLSASRDGVEAALRSHGGLDDSRDVVAVSVTASSVLDLRDGFSLRSAGLEVSDALSPWKDIVSAGGEPPSWAFRDSAEALGAHGLIDPSRQEPGLWHLVLFAWNRDNTATARLLDG